The Pseudomonas eucalypticola genome has a window encoding:
- a CDS encoding xanthine dehydrogenase family protein molybdopterin-binding subunit: protein MKTATLLGTALSRRGLLKSSALTLGGLVLSTWLPPIVARSAAAEAVAPGRPGTPNFEGFGAFVQIAEDGSVRVISPKIEMGQGAQTGIAMMVAEELEVDLDQVHIQEAPPNGALYTDTLLKFQATGGSSSTRFTWEPLRKAGATARILLTQAAALRWNVAPSQCRAQKGQVHGPQGQRLGYGELANAAAQLPLPTDVPLKAMADFTLLGTPARRLDTPDKVIGKAQFTIDLQVPGMRIASTLTCPVHGGTLKALEEGDARQVPGVRDIIRLSNAVAVIGDHFWACQQGLKALRIDWDYGANADGHSASLDKALLAASSRDGVVAHEAGDIANTLASASSRFEAVYEQPFLSHSPLEPMGCVAHVRADACELWVGTQAPVFAQMGAAKISGLPPEKVIIHNQLIGGAFGRRLESDFIFQAVDIARQVDYPIKLVWSREEDMTHDLYRPHYVDRLNAALDDDGGLQGWEHRIAGASVIASFVGALPPNGVDADAVEVAIEPIYQLPHLKVRYIREDPKTIPVSWWRGVGPLRSTYALESFVDELAHRAKADPVAYRERLIATQPRALAVLKRAAEAADWHTPLPAGQGRGIAVSAVFGSFIATVVELEMQGERGLRIKRLVSAIDCGFVNNPTSVTSQVEGGTLFGLSAALFNEILVENGRVQQNNFNAYRQIRMSDAPPVEVHLVPSLEAPGGVGETGAVPVAAALVNALHAASNARVRRLPLSRSGYYTV, encoded by the coding sequence ATGAAAACCGCCACTCTCCTGGGTACGGCGCTCTCTCGCCGTGGCTTGCTCAAAAGCAGTGCACTGACCCTCGGCGGCCTGGTGCTCAGTACCTGGCTCCCACCGATAGTCGCCCGCTCCGCCGCCGCCGAGGCGGTGGCCCCCGGCCGCCCGGGCACGCCGAATTTCGAAGGCTTCGGCGCATTCGTGCAGATCGCCGAGGACGGCAGCGTGCGCGTCATCTCGCCAAAGATCGAAATGGGCCAGGGCGCCCAGACGGGCATCGCCATGATGGTGGCTGAAGAGTTGGAAGTGGACCTGGACCAGGTGCACATCCAGGAAGCACCGCCCAACGGCGCGCTGTATACCGACACCCTCCTGAAATTCCAGGCCACCGGAGGCTCGTCGTCCACCCGCTTCACGTGGGAGCCGCTGCGCAAGGCCGGCGCCACGGCGCGTATCCTGCTGACCCAGGCCGCCGCCCTGCGCTGGAACGTGGCGCCCAGCCAGTGCCGTGCGCAGAAGGGCCAGGTACACGGGCCCCAGGGTCAGAGGCTGGGTTATGGCGAGCTGGCCAACGCGGCCGCGCAGTTGCCGCTGCCCACCGACGTGCCGCTCAAGGCCATGGCCGACTTCACCTTGCTCGGCACCCCGGCCCGGCGCCTGGACACCCCCGACAAGGTCATCGGCAAGGCGCAGTTCACCATCGATTTGCAGGTGCCAGGCATGCGCATCGCCTCGACGCTGACGTGCCCGGTGCATGGCGGCACGCTCAAGGCGCTGGAGGAGGGCGATGCCCGCCAAGTGCCGGGCGTGCGCGACATCATCCGGCTGAGCAACGCGGTGGCGGTGATTGGCGACCATTTCTGGGCCTGCCAGCAGGGCCTGAAGGCCTTGCGCATCGACTGGGACTACGGCGCCAACGCCGACGGCCATTCGGCGTCGCTGGACAAGGCGCTGCTGGCGGCCAGCAGCCGGGACGGCGTGGTGGCCCATGAAGCCGGCGACATCGCCAACACCCTGGCCTCCGCCAGCAGCCGCTTCGAAGCGGTGTACGAACAACCGTTCCTCTCGCACTCGCCGCTGGAACCCATGGGCTGTGTGGCCCACGTGCGTGCCGATGCCTGCGAGTTGTGGGTCGGCACCCAGGCGCCCGTGTTCGCGCAGATGGGGGCGGCGAAAATCAGCGGCCTGCCGCCAGAAAAAGTCATCATCCACAACCAGTTGATCGGCGGTGCCTTCGGCCGCCGGCTGGAGTCGGACTTCATCTTCCAGGCAGTGGACATCGCCCGCCAGGTCGATTACCCGATCAAGCTGGTGTGGAGCCGCGAAGAAGACATGACCCACGACCTGTACCGGCCGCACTACGTCGACCGCCTGAATGCGGCCCTGGACGATGATGGCGGGTTGCAAGGCTGGGAGCACCGGATTGCCGGCGCCTCGGTGATCGCCAGCTTCGTCGGTGCCTTGCCGCCCAACGGCGTCGACGCCGACGCGGTGGAAGTGGCCATCGAGCCCATCTACCAGTTGCCGCACTTGAAGGTGCGCTATATCCGCGAAGACCCCAAGACCATCCCCGTGTCCTGGTGGCGCGGGGTGGGTCCGTTGCGCAGTACCTATGCGCTGGAGTCGTTCGTCGACGAGCTGGCGCACCGTGCCAAGGCCGACCCCGTTGCCTACCGCGAACGCTTGATTGCTACGCAGCCGCGCGCGCTGGCGGTGCTCAAGCGCGCCGCCGAGGCGGCTGACTGGCATACGCCGCTGCCCGCCGGGCAGGGCCGTGGCATTGCCGTGAGCGCAGTGTTCGGCAGTTTCATCGCCACCGTGGTGGAGCTGGAAATGCAGGGCGAACGTGGGCTGCGGATCAAGCGCCTGGTCTCGGCGATCGACTGTGGCTTCGTCAACAACCCCACTTCGGTGACCTCCCAGGTGGAAGGCGGCACGCTGTTCGGCCTGTCGGCAGCGCTGTTCAACGAGATTCTGGTGGAGAACGGTCGCGTGCAGCAGAACAACTTCAACGCCTACCGGCAGATCCGCATGAGCGACGCGCCACCGGTTGAAGTGCACCTGGTACCCAGCCTGGAGGCCCCCGGCGGCGTCGGCGAAACCGGTGCGGTACCGGTGGCGGCCGCCCTGGTCAATGCCCTGCACGCGGCCAGCAATGCCCGCGTGCGCCGCTTGCCCCTGAGCCGCTCCGGCTACTACACCGTTTGA
- a CDS encoding cytochrome c: protein MTFIKLALAATLVTVCATAQAADPQLVAKGQYLTRAADCEACHTTPGGKPFTGGLAFQLPFGTLYSPNITPDPATGIGAWSDDEFVSALQKGVGKDGKHYYPAFPYTSYTLMPREDILAIKAYLFSLAPVDQPPKDNDIGFPFNQRWGMALWNPMFAANERFVPDPQQSAEFNRGAYLVQGPGHCGECHSPRTLFQAVDTGKSLAGATIGNWQAYNISSDPRYGVGGWPRDVLTRYLATGEAPGYAMAGGPMSDVVEHSLRFLTPADIQAVAVYLQGAPARAEGITRPKAVVNDGPLAPGDGLGRKVFVDACAGCHRLDGQGNQSPVATLSGLKTLNDPLGTNLIAVLLAGHYPATFGSQQKMPDFAHSYSDKELAAVSTFVLRRFGESDARITPQQVARSRSSALH, encoded by the coding sequence ATGACGTTTATCAAACTGGCCCTGGCCGCCACCCTCGTGACGGTGTGCGCGACGGCGCAGGCGGCCGACCCGCAACTCGTTGCCAAAGGCCAATACCTGACCCGCGCCGCCGACTGCGAGGCCTGCCATACCACCCCTGGCGGCAAGCCGTTCACCGGCGGCCTGGCGTTCCAACTGCCGTTCGGCACCCTGTACTCACCCAACATCACCCCAGACCCGGCCACCGGCATCGGCGCCTGGAGTGACGACGAGTTCGTCAGTGCCCTGCAGAAAGGCGTGGGCAAGGACGGCAAGCATTACTACCCGGCGTTCCCGTACACCTCCTACACCCTGATGCCGCGCGAGGACATCCTGGCGATCAAGGCGTACCTGTTCAGCCTGGCGCCGGTGGACCAGCCGCCCAAGGACAACGACATCGGCTTCCCCTTCAACCAGCGGTGGGGCATGGCCCTCTGGAACCCGATGTTCGCCGCTAACGAGCGCTTCGTGCCTGACCCGCAACAGTCCGCCGAATTCAACCGGGGTGCGTACCTGGTGCAGGGACCGGGGCACTGTGGCGAGTGCCATTCGCCGCGTACCCTGTTCCAGGCGGTAGACACCGGCAAGTCACTGGCGGGCGCGACCATCGGCAACTGGCAGGCCTACAACATCAGTTCCGACCCGCGCTACGGCGTCGGTGGCTGGCCACGCGACGTGCTGACCCGCTATCTGGCCACCGGCGAGGCGCCGGGCTATGCCATGGCCGGTGGGCCCATGAGCGATGTGGTGGAACACAGCCTGCGCTTCCTGACCCCCGCTGATATCCAGGCGGTGGCCGTGTACCTGCAAGGCGCGCCCGCCCGTGCCGAAGGCATCACACGGCCCAAGGCGGTCGTGAATGATGGTCCGCTGGCGCCGGGCGATGGCCTGGGGCGCAAAGTCTTCGTCGATGCCTGCGCCGGCTGCCACCGCCTGGACGGCCAGGGCAACCAAAGCCCGGTGGCCACCCTGAGCGGGCTCAAGACCCTCAACGATCCGTTGGGTACCAACCTGATCGCCGTGCTGTTGGCCGGGCACTATCCGGCCACGTTTGGGTCGCAACAGAAGATGCCTGATTTTGCCCATAGCTACAGTGACAAGGAGCTGGCCGCCGTGAGTACTTTCGTCTTGCGCCGCTTCGGTGAGAGCGACGCGCGCATTACCCCGCAACAAGTGGCTCGGAGCCGTAGCAGTGCCTTGCATTGA
- a CDS encoding XdhC family protein — translation MPCIDRLLAAIDASLDAGTEAVVATVVKVRGSAYRRPGARMLIPLVGAPSGTVSGGCLESEVAKKAWWLSEHGPKVVAYSTAADEEDPLDEAALSFGLGCNGTVYVLMERVQQTEGSILLATLRQVRDTGQPAALATVITSDGALPVGSRLAAGQSTWAHPALTACVAQGLADVQRLGKSALRRYRGEWGEVEVFLEYLAPARRLVVFGAGHDAQPLVRMASLLGWKVTVVDGRAHFARQARFPEAEAVICADARAPLAFAERLNGAAVAIMTHSLSQDFHWLRAALASGAAYIGQLGPRDRTERLLADMDEPSLAALDRLHYPMGLDLGGDSPESVALAILAEITAVFNGRQGSPLKGRQQSIHDVEPSVLHADMAAPIHVPSP, via the coding sequence GTGCCTTGCATTGACCGCTTGCTGGCCGCGATAGACGCCAGCCTCGACGCGGGTACCGAAGCCGTGGTGGCCACGGTAGTCAAGGTCCGTGGTTCGGCGTACCGACGGCCAGGGGCGCGCATGCTGATCCCGCTGGTGGGCGCCCCCAGTGGCACGGTCAGTGGGGGTTGCCTGGAAAGCGAGGTGGCGAAGAAAGCCTGGTGGCTGAGTGAGCACGGGCCCAAGGTGGTGGCCTACAGCACCGCGGCTGATGAGGAGGACCCGCTGGACGAAGCGGCCCTGAGCTTCGGCCTGGGCTGCAACGGCACCGTGTATGTCCTGATGGAACGCGTGCAGCAGACCGAAGGGTCCATATTGCTCGCCACGTTGCGGCAGGTGCGTGATACCGGGCAGCCGGCGGCGTTGGCCACGGTCATCACCAGCGACGGTGCGCTACCCGTGGGTTCGCGCCTGGCTGCTGGCCAGAGCACCTGGGCCCACCCGGCGCTGACGGCGTGCGTGGCGCAGGGGCTGGCTGATGTGCAGCGCCTGGGCAAGTCGGCGCTGCGCCGGTACCGGGGCGAGTGGGGCGAAGTCGAAGTGTTCCTCGAATACCTGGCCCCGGCCCGACGCCTGGTGGTGTTCGGCGCCGGCCACGATGCCCAGCCGCTGGTGCGCATGGCCAGTCTGCTGGGCTGGAAGGTCACGGTGGTGGATGGCCGTGCGCATTTCGCCCGGCAAGCGCGCTTTCCGGAAGCTGAAGCGGTGATCTGCGCCGACGCACGCGCGCCCCTGGCCTTCGCGGAGCGGCTGAACGGGGCGGCGGTCGCCATCATGACTCACAGCCTGAGTCAGGATTTTCATTGGCTGCGCGCGGCACTGGCCAGTGGCGCCGCCTACATCGGCCAACTGGGCCCTCGGGACCGCACGGAGCGCCTCTTGGCTGACATGGATGAGCCGTCGTTAGCGGCGCTGGACCGCTTGCATTACCCCATGGGCCTGGACTTGGGCGGCGACAGCCCGGAAAGCGTGGCCCTGGCCATCCTGGCCGAGATCACCGCGGTGTTCAACGGCCGCCAGGGTAGCCCGTTGAAAGGCCGCCAGCAAAGCATTCACGACGTCGAGCCTTCGGTGCTGCACGCGGACATGGCCGCGCCAATCCACGTCCCGTCCCCGTAG
- the pcsA gene encoding phosphatidylcholine synthase, with protein MISTLHLARLKAWGAHGFTATGVVTALLATLALFENQPKACLIWLGVALIVDGVDGSLARRVNVQTVLPHFDGSVLDLVIDYLTYVFIPALFIYRYIPLPEYTALVATSVMLVSSLFCFCNVEMKSKDNYFQGFPAAWNVVALCLYTLAPSPWVTLLTIVVLALLTVTRMKFLHPFRVKRFMPINIAVTAIWLLCSLSLVHDHPAVNPLVMAVWLLMSAYFLGVCVWRTALEWFGRSDA; from the coding sequence GTGATCTCGACCTTGCACCTGGCCAGGCTCAAAGCCTGGGGCGCTCATGGTTTCACTGCCACTGGGGTGGTCACCGCCCTGCTGGCGACCCTGGCGCTGTTCGAAAACCAGCCCAAGGCCTGCCTGATATGGCTGGGCGTGGCGCTGATCGTCGACGGCGTCGATGGCTCCCTGGCGCGCCGGGTGAACGTGCAGACCGTGTTGCCGCACTTCGACGGCTCAGTGCTGGACCTGGTCATCGACTACCTGACCTACGTGTTCATCCCGGCGCTGTTCATCTACCGCTACATCCCCTTGCCCGAATACACCGCCCTGGTCGCGACGTCGGTGATGCTGGTGTCGTCACTGTTCTGCTTCTGCAACGTCGAGATGAAAAGCAAGGACAATTACTTCCAGGGCTTCCCCGCCGCCTGGAACGTGGTCGCCCTGTGCCTGTACACCCTTGCACCGTCGCCGTGGGTGACGCTCTTGACCATCGTGGTGCTTGCCCTGCTCACCGTCACCCGCATGAAGTTCCTGCACCCATTCCGCGTGAAGCGGTTCATGCCCATCAACATCGCGGTCACCGCCATCTGGCTGTTGTGCAGCCTGTCGCTGGTGCACGACCACCCCGCCGTCAACCCGCTGGTCATGGCGGTGTGGCTGTTGATGTCGGCTTACTTCCTGGGTGTCTGCGTCTGGCGCACGGCGCTGGAGTGGTTCGGTCGCTCGGATGCGTGA
- a CDS encoding Lrp/AsnC family transcriptional regulator, which produces MDKLDRAILDILQVDCTRSVSDIADQVGLGSTACWRRIQKMEEAGIIRARVALLDGRQLNVGVVVFVSIRTTQHNAEWIEGFHQAVAGIEEVVEVYRMAGDTDYLLRVAVPDVAGYDAVYKQLIRIPGLSDISSSFSMEQIKYSTRLPLRYAP; this is translated from the coding sequence ATGGACAAGCTTGACCGCGCCATCCTCGATATTCTGCAAGTGGACTGCACGCGTTCGGTCAGTGACATCGCTGATCAGGTGGGCCTGGGCAGCACGGCGTGCTGGCGGCGTATCCAGAAAATGGAAGAGGCCGGCATCATTCGCGCGCGGGTAGCGTTGCTCGATGGTCGGCAACTGAATGTGGGCGTGGTGGTCTTCGTGTCGATTCGCACCACTCAGCACAACGCCGAATGGATCGAGGGGTTCCACCAAGCGGTCGCGGGCATCGAGGAAGTGGTGGAGGTGTACCGGATGGCGGGCGATACCGATTACCTGTTGCGCGTGGCAGTGCCAGACGTCGCGGGGTACGACGCGGTGTACAAGCAGCTGATCCGTATACCGGGGTTGTCCGACATCAGTTCGAGCTTTTCCATGGAACAGATCAAATATTCCACACGGTTGCCGCTGCGATACGCGCCTTAG
- a CDS encoding voltage-gated chloride channel family protein, which produces MSRLRRFEQLDLLPYIGKWLLLAGLVAVLAGSASAFFLFALDYVTGVRDSHRWLIWLLPMAGFVVGWIYYRLGKTVEAGNNLLIDEIHDPKNVVPLRMVPLVLGGTLMSHLFGASVGREGTAVQMGGALADQVTHLLRLRREDRRIILMAGISAGFASVFGTPLAGAVFGLEVLAIGRLRYDALFPCMISAIAADQVGLLWGVQHTHYAIGEIVPVQGWNVLAVLIAGVIFGLAGLLFATATHRLGALVKRLIAYPPLRPFVGGVVIAVAVWALGAYDYIGLGIPSIVRAFEVPVAPWDWFGKLAFTVASLGSGFKGGEVTPLFYIGATLGNALAPLLHLPFALLAGIGFVAVFAGAANTPLATIIMAMELFGADIGPLAAIACIASYLVSGHTGIYSAQRIGHSKQRGRGLPEDLRLGELKQYREQQRRK; this is translated from the coding sequence ATGTCCAGACTCAGACGCTTCGAACAACTCGACTTGTTGCCCTATATCGGCAAATGGCTGCTGCTCGCCGGCCTGGTCGCCGTGCTGGCCGGTTCGGCCTCAGCGTTTTTTCTGTTTGCCCTGGACTACGTCACCGGTGTGCGCGACAGCCACCGCTGGCTGATCTGGCTGCTGCCGATGGCCGGGTTCGTGGTGGGCTGGATCTATTACCGCCTGGGCAAGACGGTGGAGGCGGGGAACAACCTGCTGATCGACGAGATTCACGACCCGAAGAACGTGGTGCCCCTGCGCATGGTCCCCCTGGTGCTGGGCGGTACGCTGATGTCGCACCTGTTCGGCGCTTCAGTGGGCCGCGAAGGCACGGCGGTGCAGATGGGCGGTGCCCTGGCCGACCAGGTGACCCACCTGCTGCGGCTGCGCCGCGAGGACCGACGAATCATTCTGATGGCGGGTATCAGTGCCGGCTTCGCCTCGGTGTTCGGCACTCCATTGGCCGGTGCGGTATTCGGGCTGGAGGTACTGGCCATCGGGCGCCTGCGCTACGACGCGCTCTTCCCCTGCATGATCTCCGCCATCGCCGCTGACCAGGTCGGGCTGCTGTGGGGCGTGCAGCATACGCACTATGCCATCGGCGAGATCGTGCCGGTGCAAGGGTGGAATGTGCTGGCGGTGCTGATTGCCGGGGTCATCTTCGGCCTGGCCGGCTTGCTGTTCGCCACCGCCACCCACCGCCTGGGCGCGCTGGTCAAGCGGCTTATCGCCTACCCGCCATTACGGCCCTTCGTGGGTGGCGTGGTGATCGCGGTAGCTGTGTGGGCCTTGGGTGCCTACGATTACATCGGCCTGGGCATCCCCAGCATCGTGCGAGCCTTCGAGGTGCCGGTGGCGCCCTGGGACTGGTTCGGCAAGCTGGCCTTCACCGTGGCGTCCCTGGGGTCGGGGTTCAAGGGCGGCGAAGTGACCCCGCTGTTCTATATCGGCGCTACCCTGGGCAATGCATTGGCACCTTTGCTGCACCTGCCGTTCGCCCTGCTTGCGGGCATCGGTTTCGTCGCCGTGTTCGCCGGTGCGGCCAATACGCCGCTGGCGACCATCATCATGGCCATGGAGCTGTTCGGTGCCGACATCGGACCACTGGCGGCCATCGCCTGCATTGCCAGTTACCTGGTGTCGGGCCACACGGGCATCTATAGCGCCCAGCGCATCGGCCATAGCAAACAGCGCGGCAGAGGGCTGCCGGAAGACCTGCGATTGGGGGAATTGAAGCAGTACAGGGAACAGCAGCGCCGCAAGTAG
- a CDS encoding ABC transporter permease, whose amino-acid sequence MNKILRQYFPASTLRMLPNRWDLMALPLVVGFLLFFSIGAHQTWAPISTLQSQAISLDPADLPEYAVRTTLRMLAAMAASLVFTLLYGTLAAKSRRAEKLLVPVLDILQSVPVLGYISFTVTFFLLLFPGRVLGAECAAIFAIFTSQAWNMTFSFYQSLRMLPRDLEEVASNLQLSAWQKFWKLDVPYAIPGLVWNMMMSMSGGWFFVVASEAITVGDQTITLPGVGAYLATAILQRNMAAVGYVILAMVVVILLYDQFLFRPLVAWADKFRMENTASQAGVPESWVLNLIQRTRLVQRLLRPVTRTIGRLGNRRFSLPRRRRKAPPSVHASRLVDWLWNGAIGALTLYALWHIITYVGTEVGLDECLHVLGLGLITLVRVMLLIALASLIWVPLGVMIGLRPTWAEKVQPLAQFLAAFPANLLFPVFVIVILRYQLNPDVWLSPLIVLGTQWYILFNVIAGASAFPNDFREAATNFRIRGWQWWRTVMLPGIFPYYVTGAITASGGAWNASIVSEFVAWGQDKVVAHGLGAYIAETTAAGDFPKITLGVVVMSLFVVVFNRVVWRPLYAVAENKLRMN is encoded by the coding sequence ATGAACAAGATCCTGCGCCAGTACTTTCCGGCTTCCACCCTGCGTATGCTGCCCAACCGCTGGGACCTCATGGCGCTGCCATTGGTGGTAGGGTTCCTGCTGTTCTTCTCCATCGGTGCCCACCAGACCTGGGCGCCCATTTCCACCCTGCAGAGCCAGGCCATTTCCCTGGACCCCGCCGACCTGCCCGAATACGCCGTGCGCACCACCCTGCGCATGCTTGCCGCCATGGCCGCGTCGTTGGTGTTCACGCTGCTTTATGGCACCTTGGCGGCCAAAAGCCGGCGCGCCGAGAAGCTGCTGGTGCCGGTGCTGGACATCCTGCAGTCGGTGCCGGTGCTGGGCTATATCTCGTTTACCGTGACCTTCTTCCTGCTGTTGTTCCCAGGTCGGGTGCTGGGCGCCGAGTGCGCGGCGATTTTCGCCATTTTTACCAGCCAGGCGTGGAACATGACCTTCAGCTTCTACCAGTCCCTGCGCATGTTGCCCCGGGACCTGGAAGAGGTGGCCAGCAACCTTCAGCTATCGGCCTGGCAGAAGTTCTGGAAGCTCGACGTGCCCTATGCCATACCGGGCCTGGTGTGGAACATGATGATGAGCATGTCCGGTGGCTGGTTCTTCGTGGTGGCCTCCGAGGCCATCACCGTGGGTGACCAGACCATTACCCTGCCAGGCGTGGGCGCCTACCTGGCCACGGCCATCCTGCAGCGCAACATGGCGGCGGTGGGCTATGTGATCCTGGCCATGGTGGTGGTGATCCTGCTCTACGACCAGTTCCTGTTCCGCCCCCTGGTGGCCTGGGCCGACAAGTTTCGCATGGAAAACACCGCCTCCCAGGCCGGCGTGCCGGAGTCCTGGGTGCTCAACCTGATCCAGCGCACGCGCCTGGTGCAGCGTCTGTTGCGGCCGGTGACACGCACCATCGGGCGCCTGGGCAACCGACGCTTCAGCCTGCCGCGTCGGCGCCGCAAGGCGCCTCCCAGCGTCCACGCTTCGCGGCTGGTGGACTGGCTATGGAACGGCGCCATCGGCGCGCTGACCCTCTATGCCTTGTGGCATATCATTACCTACGTGGGCACCGAGGTGGGCCTGGATGAATGCCTGCACGTACTGGGCCTGGGCCTGATCACGCTGGTGCGGGTGATGCTGCTGATCGCCTTGGCGTCGCTGATCTGGGTGCCGTTGGGGGTGATGATTGGCCTGCGGCCCACATGGGCGGAAAAGGTCCAGCCATTGGCGCAATTTCTCGCCGCGTTTCCGGCCAACCTGCTGTTCCCGGTGTTCGTCATCGTCATCCTGCGCTATCAGCTGAACCCGGACGTATGGCTGAGCCCCCTGATCGTGCTCGGCACCCAGTGGTACATCCTGTTCAACGTGATTGCGGGGGCCAGCGCCTTTCCCAATGACTTTCGCGAAGCGGCGACCAATTTCCGCATTCGTGGCTGGCAGTGGTGGCGCACCGTGATGTTGCCCGGGATCTTCCCTTATTACGTCACCGGCGCCATCACCGCCTCGGGCGGCGCCTGGAATGCCAGCATCGTGTCGGAGTTCGTCGCCTGGGGCCAGGACAAGGTGGTGGCCCACGGGCTGGGCGCCTACATCGCCGAAACCACGGCGGCCGGCGACTTCCCCAAGATCACCCTGGGGGTGGTGGTGATGTCCCTGTTCGTGGTGGTGTTCAACCGGGTGGTGTGGCGCCCCCTGTATGCCGTCGCTGAAAACAAGTTGCGCATGAATTGA
- a CDS encoding AAA-associated domain-containing protein has protein sequence MNTLNEHPGNSAPIFSLSNVSRGFGKGKEAHQVLSDVDLVLREGEIVGLLGRSGSGKSTLLRIIAGLIEPSAGDVRYRGEPLDGPAEGVAMVFQTFALFPWLTVLENVEAGLHALQVPRKEARQRALAAIDLIGLDGFENAYPRELSGGMRQRVGFARALVVNPTLLLMDEPFSALDVLTAETLRTDLLDLWSDKQLPIKSILIVTHNIEEAVLMCDRILVLSSNPGRVVAQIKVPFAHPRNRLEPRFRNMIDDIYALMTDRRSADASKGRAELKVGSQLPDVSTNLMAGLIEALAAEPYHGRAGMAVVAERLLLEVDDLFPVAEMLEHLGFAELKGADISLTDAGRLFADYGTQERKAQFAEHLVRNVPLAARIRLILQERRGHRAPRVRFEQELEDSLSEVFVEQTLESVISWGRYAEIFSYDDHTETFSLEDMEGEG, from the coding sequence ATGAATACCTTGAATGAACACCCCGGCAACAGCGCGCCGATTTTTTCCCTGAGCAACGTGAGCCGCGGTTTCGGCAAGGGCAAGGAAGCGCACCAGGTGCTCAGCGATGTCGACCTGGTGCTGCGCGAGGGCGAGATCGTTGGCCTGCTGGGGCGTTCCGGCTCGGGCAAGTCGACATTGCTGCGCATCATCGCCGGCCTGATCGAGCCCAGCGCCGGTGACGTGCGCTACCGTGGCGAGCCGCTGGACGGCCCGGCCGAAGGCGTGGCCATGGTCTTCCAGACCTTCGCGCTGTTCCCCTGGCTGACGGTGCTGGAAAACGTCGAAGCCGGCCTGCACGCCCTGCAGGTGCCGCGCAAGGAGGCCCGCCAGCGAGCGCTGGCGGCCATCGACCTGATCGGCCTGGACGGCTTTGAAAACGCCTACCCGCGTGAGCTGTCGGGCGGCATGCGCCAGCGCGTGGGCTTTGCCCGGGCACTGGTGGTCAACCCGACGTTGCTGCTGATGGACGAGCCGTTTTCGGCCCTGGACGTGCTCACCGCCGAAACCCTGCGCACCGATTTGCTCGACCTGTGGAGCGACAAGCAACTGCCCATCAAGTCGATCCTGATCGTCACCCACAACATCGAAGAAGCGGTGCTGATGTGCGACCGCATTCTGGTGCTGTCCTCCAATCCAGGCCGGGTGGTGGCACAGATCAAGGTGCCGTTCGCCCACCCGCGCAACCGCCTGGAGCCGCGCTTTCGCAACATGATCGACGACATCTACGCGCTGATGACCGACCGCCGCAGCGCCGACGCCAGCAAAGGCCGCGCCGAGTTGAAGGTCGGCAGCCAGCTGCCCGACGTGTCCACCAACCTCATGGCGGGCCTGATCGAGGCCTTGGCGGCCGAACCCTACCATGGCCGCGCGGGCATGGCGGTGGTGGCCGAGCGGTTGCTGCTGGAGGTGGACGACCTGTTTCCCGTGGCTGAAATGCTTGAACACCTGGGCTTTGCGGAGCTAAAGGGCGCTGACATCAGCCTGACCGACGCCGGCCGGCTGTTCGCCGATTACGGCACCCAGGAGCGCAAGGCACAATTCGCCGAGCACCTGGTGCGCAACGTGCCCCTGGCGGCGCGTATCCGCCTGATCCTGCAGGAACGCCGCGGCCACCGCGCCCCGCGGGTGCGTTTCGAGCAGGAGCTGGAGGATTCGTTGAGCGAAGTGTTCGTGGAGCAGACGCTGGAAAGTGTGATCAGCTGGGGACGGTATGCGGAGATCTTTTCGTATGATGACCATACGGAGACGTTCAGCCTGGAGGATATGGAGGGGGAGGGGTAG